CCTGTGTGGTATGGGTTTGAGGTACTGAAATTGTCCACAAGTGTACCGCTTAGTTCAGGTATGCAAAGAAATTTTAAAGGAGGTGTCAAGAGGCAGTTAGACATTAAAtgattctgtcattttttttgtgatacAGAAAGCTTTTACACCTGACATCAACTGGTTTTCATTATGAGTGTTATTTAAGGCTTGGCACCTAAGCATGTTCAGTggtctttctttcactttcgCATACATGTGTCTGTTCTTTGTTCCTCTTCTACTCTCGAATCAACTTGGAGAAAAGCTCTGGACCAAGAGGTCACAGGAGCGGTCAAGGAGGCAAAGGGATAACAGGCACTAAATCAAGTCACCAGTGTGGAGGGAAAAACTACCCTGCAACCTTCTAAAAAACTTTTTGCAGCCTGTAAAAGTTTAAGttaacaacatgtttttaactCCTGACTTTGCTCAAAACAATATACTTGTTTGGCATGTTTAACTACCCAGATAGACCCCAAATGATTTCTAAGCAGTTTTAAAATTTACTTCACAATGACAGAGATTAAACCAAAAGAAATGTTATTAGGGAAACTGCCCTGCTTGGCCGTACACACACAAGTCTTCTCTGTGCATTTGGCTCTTATCTGTCTGCAGATTATGTGGATGTTCTGTAcaatttgtgatgttttcaatTTGTTCCAACAATCTTGACCACAACGCTAACCGACCAAGTGACTGATTCAGTGTGACATGCTACCAAACAGCTGAGTCAGCATGGGAAACAAACTGAGATACAcgaaataaaacatttaagcaATACAGTGTGATAATTACTCACACATTCTCTCCACGATCTTCCTCAAAATGGCTAATTTAATAACCGTTTTCAGCAACCCAGCTCTCCTCGTTGCAGAATGAAATCCAAAACACACTCGtcatttgtgaaatattttactgtgGAAAATGCAGCCACCATCCGTGGATGTTATGAGGGTGAAGCGAGGACACACAGCACCACTAATGTCATGTTTAGGTGACTTCGGTGCAGTTTCACCTCTTGGCCAGGTTGCTTTTCACACACACCCGTCTGTGTGCTTTGTCATCTCTCTGGCTGGTGTGAAATCCTCACTGAGCCAGCGGTACCAACAAATGGCCTTCTGTGTTTGTAGTCTCTGAAATCAGCCTTCCCAGGTCTTTATGAGTCTTAACTTTGGGTGTAGGGTCCTTAACTGACATGGAGTCATGTCTTTGAAAAAGTGTAAATCAGGGCAGTGATTCCCAGCAACGAGTACTTGTACTCTAAGGGTTACTTTAGTTATCAGCATCAGACAATTAACTAATGGTGATGgaaaaaacatgacagctaGCTAAACGTAATGCATGAACAGTTGAAATGGTTAGCTAAAAACATAGCTGCCATCAACTAAAAGTCATTTAAGATATGTAAAAGTAATTGATAAACAGTTGTAGTAGTTAGCTAAAAGCAAAGATAGACAGAAGGTAACGAAAAGTAATGAATGGAGAGTTGAAATAGTCAGATTAGTCTAATAAATAAAACGTTGGAATAGTTAGCtcaaattaatgaataaatagtTGAAATTTTGAGGTAAAATTAACAACAAATTAACAATAAGTTGGAACATGTCAGATGGTGTTGACGTTCTTAAGCTCATCTGACATCTCAGGCTCAGACATCAGGGAACCACTGACCTATAGCTGTCAGTTGAGAAGAAatgtgtgtggggttttttaCTTTCCTTGAGGCTTTAGTTATGTTAATTCCATTAAACCGAAATTTCAAGCTCCAGTAAACCCCTCCTTATGGAAACAAACACCAACGGAAAAcatcatgttattattttttgccTTCTTATTAAATCAGGCTGTCCAGAAGGCACAGGCTTTTCCACACAGGGACTATTTAATAAACAAGTTTGTTTGACATCCAGTGCCCAGCCAGTGCCTGGTTTGGGCCTGGCCGGTTGTTACTTGTTGCAGCCCGTCGCCCTCCTTGACCGCACAAGCTGCCTTTTGTGCCCTCTGCTGAAGGCCTCATTGATGGCTAAGCTGGCCAGAGGCCCGGGCCTCCAAACATCCAGCCAGCTACAGCACAGGAAGCTGTTCTTGACTCAGAGTCAACACAGCAGCATCAAAATATTCACATCAAAAGTGAATATGAGAGCTCAGAAGATACCACAGCTGACATGCTGACGTTGAGGACCTGAGATTATGTCACATGCACTAGCTTCTTAGAaatcctgttgtgtttttcactctATTAGAATAGTATACGTCTTTGTTgataatgacaaacaaaagacaggagagaaatgATGTAAACAAGGGTGAAGAAGTTGACTGAAGACGTCAGGGGCTACAAAGTAAACATGTAGTATTAAATACGCTAAGTATAAATATGTTTGGATTACGGTTTTGTTGGTATGCGTACAGTTGGAGGTAGGATAAGTAGGTGGGCTTGTGTGTGAAAGGATTGTTTTTCCGAGGCGATGAAGATCAAATATTTCTCCTTTTCCGTTGgaattttaaagaaaagccGTGCACACTTTTAGTTACaatcaaaacagcaacaaccataACTGCAGTCATTTCCAGAGGCTTGGTTCTAAAAGATGTCTAAGAAATGTGGCCTACAAAAGAGACTTCTTTCTGGTAATGTAGAGGTGTGAAAAGTCTCAAGGTGACCTCTTGTCCTCAACAGGACATATGTCAGAAGACAATTTCAGATGGGAAGAGAACAGACTATTGATTGGCGGAGGACAAGAGAGCAAATCACTGGCTCTTCCTCAAGGTGAAGCCTAAAATATCTACCACTGCACAGAACAAATTGTACGTTACTTGAAGGAGTGTTTCAGACAATAGACAAGCCTGGTCGAACcctgagaaagagaaacacgAAGAGGCTACTTGTAGCTTAAACGGACAAAATGTCCATCCTACACAAAGACATCCTTATGCCTGGGCCTGAGCCGTTAAcccagtgagacagagaggagctgttGAAGTCACTACAGACGGGGGCCATGTGTGCAGCTCTGCATCCCCGAGGCCTCGGCATCCACTGAAAACTCAAACAGAGCTATTAGCAAAGCAGCGTGCCTCGTCAGTGAAATTACTGCCTGAAGAAAACATCCACTAAGTCAATATTGCACAGCGGACAGTATCCCTGTCAGTATTAGGAATTAagtgatgtttttcttgctCTGCAGAGACAGTTGCAGACCCTGCTTCAACAACCAGGGACAACCAGGACACCATGTCTGGAGAGCCACCAAGTGACATTACCACCAAAGACCCTTTCCAAGACTCGACGGAGCAGCCCTTTACCTTTGACTACGAGGACTCCACACGCTCCCAGGCCATGGATGAAGAAGAAGGTAAAACTGACACTCAATGTAGCGTTCAGAGACACCAAATTTGTGCTATCTTATCTAttcaaatgattaaaacagcatttcttgctgtgtgtgcaggggtGCTGGGTCCGGGGGCCATCACAGCCATTGTTATAGCGGTCTTCCTGGGAGCATCTGTCCTCCTCGCCCTCATCGTCATCACACTCAGGAAGTTCACCGCCTCCTAGAGCGAATACGCCTCATCTTGgtgtgtatggatgtgtttttgtgtgcatgtgttggtATGTCATGAGTGTGTcaacatttctcttttgtctgATGTCGATCTCTCAACTTTTAACTCgctccttgtctttctttcaaAGAATAGTTTGTATCTTTTGCTTCACTGCAGATGCTAAGAAATTGTGGCAGGTCCCTTGACTGACTTATTACAGATGTACTCCTGTTAACACACTCCTAATTGTTGCTTAACATGTCTGCTCATTACATGTCGTGTAATGTTCCAAACTGGCTGGCTCTTCCAGTGGAAATCATAGCATGtcaatgtcattttaattttgttcagcatttttcagggggggggggcttttcaGGGGGTTTTTAATGTTTGCAAGCTGTTCATTTCCATATcatctttttcttgtcttgacAAACTGATGTGAAGCATCCAGcgtgtgtttgcttttatttgtacatGGAGTGCGAATGcttttgtctcactttctcCTAGTCAGTAAGAAAGATGTCTGAGATTAATGTGCCTACACATCAGGTTTTTATTAGTCTTTCACAATGATTTTACCATGTgccaaaagttttaaaatgttccttttgTGTCACCCATGTCTTGAAGTTTGTATTGCaacatttgcaaacatttgTAGAGTCAAAATAagagtaaaacattttaaaaagtcttcTTCAGTGAATGTAAACAGGGTAGTTGTCAGTTGTTCCTGCAGagcaaacataaaatataaagttaGAGCATGgatgaatgtgtgcatgcactcaAACGagtgtttgtaattttttttttcttgttgttgttgttttatttgctgtgtgtgtgtcctcaatACTCACAGCTGGTTGCTGCCATGGTAATGTCACTGCCAAATTATTTTGTTCAAGATTCAAgttgaataaatgaatacaataAATTACATGCCAAATGTCTATGACTACTGTGTGGgttatttttaatcacatgaTCACTgaatcagataaaaaaaaacaaaaaggatatGGTTTTCCCAAAACTGAAAGCGACATCTTACACCGATGTGTCTGAAAGCTTTCTGATTAAATCTAGTTCAAAAATCATTTCCCTGCTGAACTTGATGAGGATTCAAGTTCAAAGTGTCCTCCACAAACATTCTTGCAAACAAGTTATTTTACTTATgataaaagcagtaaaaaacTTTCTCACACTTTAAATGCAGTTAAGTCATCTCAGCACTGAAACCAGGAAAACCTCTAATCACAGTCTAAATCTGCCACTGCAGCTTCTCACACACTTGAAAGAGCACCGTCTTTGAAGCCTTCGGcattcagtgtttctctctgagTTAGGAAGACTGATATCAGTACTAAAAACATTCTGGTTACCAAAATCACGTAAGTAATAAGAGACTGACTCTAAACAGACTAGTCGTTGGCTGAAAAGCCAATACGTACAGTTTAAAAGCACTTAGACTGTCCTTTTCCTCATATGTGTTTCCACATCGGTGTCTATTACCACATTCAGAATACATAGTAAAAATAACTCAACGTCCCGACACTAAGTTTAGCAATCACCTACGTTCACCAAATGCagtgaacaaacacaaattatgTGACATAGTTTTTATATGGTGCACAAAATTCCACTCTGAGAAAATGTAACTCCAGTTTTACATAAATGTTTCATGTCAGTCCTGTTTcggtttgtgtctgtttttgttatttcgTTTTTTAATCATTCAGCTAAACTTTAGCCATACTGTTATTattcagtctgtcagtccaGCACTTTGGTCCAAAATGGATTGTCTCACCAACTTTTCAGTGAATAAGCATAAAATTTTGTGCAAACATTCACGGATCCCAGAGAATGAACTACACTGACCTTAGTACCAAAATCAGGTGACCATTTCAGTTATCTGACAGTTGGGTTTCTAACCAAATACCAGCAGAGTTGTTGATAgtcccatcagcttcagctgtacACTGTGTTTAGTAAGGcttagcatgctaaaatgctaatCTAAGATGGTGGACATGGCAAACATTAtatctgctaaacatcagcatttagACACTTTCGTTATGAACATGTTGCTGATCTTACTGCTGTTCCAAAGCATGTGCATCCTTCCAGAGCCACTAGCATGACTGTAGACTTTTAGCATTGTTATTATTGGGGCtgcaactaataattatttttatatttacattataaagctgcaaaaaaaagcagcaaagcagctATTACTGTATTTTTCAATGCTTTCAATGCtgagtttttcctttccactgtctgattgcttgggggttcaggctctgggtttctgtaaagcatctagagacaattttgattgtaaaaggtgctatataaataaaattggatTGAAATTGACAAAAACTGACTTAAAAAAGCACAGCGTGAGCAACTGTATCATTtctattctgtttattttctcagacgtcacaaattcaaatgaaatttgCTGTTGTAGCAACTTGCAACGGTGCATGCAGGCTGTTTTAAAACACGTACAAGACCTGCTGGACGAGTTCACCTCTGCTTTACTTTTAAACGGCTATAATGCACATCGGAACATACAGGCAGCGTGTGGCATGACTCAGGAAGTGGTGATGAAATAACAAAGGTAGAGAAAGCAGAAGTGTGTCTGGCACAGTTAGAGAGACACAGAACATTCGACTGAGAAAATGGAATCCCTGAGGTAAGGGCATGactgcattttacattttcaattttacCATCTTATCTAATTCTACAACTGCTTAAGGTTACACATTTGTTTAAATGGTTAAATTGCAAGTGCAGACATTGTTGCTTTGACTTTCATTGcaaatactaatactaatactaacGATACTAAGTAAGGAATGAGAAAGGAAGCTGattatttattagttttacttttattggAAATAACACCGATATAATCGGAGAAGGCCCTTAATCTTGGTGACTTGAATGAGCCCACATTATCCATGTAATTTTTAACATTAGAGAGATATGTCTTTGGGTTTActctgaaaaaatatttttcacttctcAGAATAGTTacaagtttagtttagttttctACGTCACAAGCTGATGTTTTCCAATGTCTGCAGCGTAACTCGAGGTTCCACAAAAGGCCTGATTCTTTGCGTAGGACTGCTTATTAGACTTTATTTAAAGACAGGTGCACTGAAAAGTTATTGTTTTGTGCAGTCTGTGTATATGGAGCTAATATAGTGTATGTTCTCTTGGtgtttttgacatttacatCAGAAAGCACATGCAAAAAACAAGTCCACGGTAAGTGAACCCACACAACTGAGTGGTTTCAAGTGGCTTTGTGCAGTGGCGTATCTTGCAGACAGGAAAGACAGATTCATTTTGAGAGAGCTgtgaaattaaatcaaatcaaaccattttcccatctgcagcagcagcaacaacatcaCCAGCAACTGCTCCTTTGAAAAAGTGGACCACCTGATGCAATATTTGGAGCTCGTCATCTACATCCCCATATTTGTATTTGGTTTGATGTTCACAGTTGCTGCGCTGTTCGTGTTCTGCATCTTTCTGCGAAAATGGACTGAGTCAACTATTTACATGACCAATTTGGCTCTGATggacctgctcctcctctttcttcttcccttcaaAATGCAAGCCACCAATAACCGCTGGTCTGCCTACCGCCAacctctctgttctgtcttgGAAAGCCTGTATTTTGTTGGGATTTACGGCAGTATCTACACCATCATGTGTATAGCTGTGGACCGTTGGATGGCTATCTGTCACCCGTTCAAAGCCAAGCAAATACGCTCACCCACAGCAGCTCTGGGGATCTGCGTCGGGATCTGGGGGCTGGTGCTGGCAGTGATCTTTCCAACCACCTACAGTTTTAGGGAGGCCGATCACAAAGACTTCCACTGCTTCCACAGGTTTTCTAAGAAAGGCTGGAAGCCTGTGGTGATCATCTGTGTGCAGGTGTTTGGATTCCTGGTTCCTGCACTGGTGGTGGTCTACTGTTCAGTCAGGACCATCTGGACGCTTCACAAGTCTGGGCAgcacagccagcagagccgggCCTGTGTGAAGATCATCGTCAGCAGTCTGAGTGCCTTCCTGGTGCCTTTCACCCCCAGCCACCTGGGCATCCTCCTGCAGTTCCTGGTAAGATCAACTACAAGTTCACTTTGCATAAACTGAAATCTAAAGTGAAGAGTGGTGAAGGTTAAAGTAGACAACTAATAcagctgacaaaacaatctcaacTCAAGGTTCATTTAGTGGCTGTTCTGAGCTTTCGATCATATCACGTAATCTTCATCAAATGCCATTTTTCTGACCAATTTAAAGACAATTTGTCCAACTTCTTGTCCCAGTTTcaagaaatgtctgaaaatcaGAATTAATTTAGCAATTAACAAACAGGCTAAATGATTTAAGATGATGTCTTTCTCACACCAAGTCTGGTCAACAAGAGAGGGAATGGATTCCTTTATTGAGGGGGGGCTCGAAAACACAACTCTTTGTGTTACAGAAGTGGCTGTAGCAGCTGTCAGGAGCAACTTTTATAGCAGTGGGCATCCAGGGTAGGGCTTCAGGATTTTATGCactgttaattttatttaatttgttaatttatttattttcaatatttgtATCAAACATggcatttgtttatttcaacaaCAAAAGGGCTATATAGAATTTTGAAAGGTAATGATATCCTGGAGCTGAggcataaaacaaaaattttttttatttatttgtttcgaggtcagactctgacaaatacaacatttaacAAATACTGCAGATATCCGGAGAGGTAATCTGGCTTATAA
This portion of the Scatophagus argus isolate fScaArg1 chromosome 13, fScaArg1.pri, whole genome shotgun sequence genome encodes:
- the LOC124069543 gene encoding G-protein coupled receptor 55; amino-acid sequence: MESLSSSNNITSNCSFEKVDHLMQYLELVIYIPIFVFGLMFTVAALFVFCIFLRKWTESTIYMTNLALMDLLLLFLLPFKMQATNNRWSAYRQPLCSVLESLYFVGIYGSIYTIMCIAVDRWMAICHPFKAKQIRSPTAALGICVGIWGLVLAVIFPTTYSFREADHKDFHCFHRFSKKGWKPVVIICVQVFGFLVPALVVVYCSVRTIWTLHKSGQHSQQSRACVKIIVSSLSAFLVPFTPSHLGILLQFLVHQSVIQDCSAQVSISLFIQITMCLSNITCCLDGLCYYFIAHEVRSTRNTFRWSVTSQRRPTFSTSEH
- the snorc gene encoding protein SNORC, with the protein product MVHSSSTCRFLLLVLLGLMVAFVHTETVADPASTTRDNQDTMSGEPPSDITTKDPFQDSTEQPFTFDYEDSTRSQAMDEEEGVLGPGAITAIVIAVFLGASVLLALIVITLRKFTAS